In Streptomyces liangshanensis, the DNA window CACGAATAGCCCCGGCCCGAAGCGATCCCGCCCCCCGGCGATCGCCCCCCGCACCGCCCGACGGGCGGCGTACCCCGACCCCGTGTCGGCGTACGCCGCCCGCCGCCCGTTCCGCGCGACTCAGCGCGCGGCCCGCAGCTTCTGCGCGACCTCCGTCGCCCAGTACGTCAGGATCGTCGACGCCCCCGCGCGCTTGATGCCCGTCAGGGTCTCCATGATCGCCGCGTCCCGGTCGATCCAGCCCCGCTCGGCCGCCGCCTCGACCATCGCGTACTCACCGGAGATCTGGTACGCCGAGACCGGCACGGCCACCTCGGCCGCGATCGCCGCCAGGATGTCCAGGTAGGGCCCGGCCGGCTTGACCATGACGATGTCGGCGCCCTCCTCCAGGTCCAACGCCAACTCCCGCAGCGCCTCACGGGCGTTGGCCGGGTCCTGCTGGTACGTCTTGCGGTCGCCCTTGAGCGACGACCCGACGGCCTCCCGGAACGGGCCGTAGAACGCCGACGAATACTTCGCGGTGTACGCGAGGATCGACACGTCCTCCCTGCCGATCGTGTCCAGCGCGTCCCGTACGACACCGACCTGACCGTCCATCATGCCGCTGGCCCCCACCATGTGGGCGCCGGCGTCCGCCTGGACCTGGGCCATCTCCGCGTACCGCTCCAGCGTCGCGTCGTTGTCGACCCGGCCCTCCGCGTCCAGCACCCCGCAGTGGCCGTGGTCCGTGTACTCGTCGAGGCACAGGTCCGACATGACGACCAACTCGTCCCCGACCTCGTCCCGCACCGCGCGCAGCGCGATCTGGAGGATCCCGGCCGGGTCGGTGCCCGCCGTCCCCACCGCGTCCTTCTTCGCGTCGTCGGGCACGCCGAACAGCATGATCCCGGAGACCCCGGCCTCCACCGCCTCCACCGCCGCCTTCCGCAGGGTGTCCAGCGAGTGCTGCACGACCCCCGGCATGGCGGCCAGCGGCACCGGCTCACTGGCCCCCTCCCGTACGAACGCGGGAAGGATCAGGTCCGCCGGGTGCAGCCGCGTCTCGGCGACCATCCGCCGCACCGCCGGGCTGACCCGCAGCCGCCGAGGGCGCGCGCCGGGGAAGGATCCGTACACAGTCATCGTCCATCGCCTCTTGCTTGTTCAGTTCTGATGTCGTCCGGGATGTCGTCCGGTACGACCACGGTCCCGGCCGCCCCCGGACAGCGGGACAGCCGGGACCGTGACCCCACCTACGTCGTACGCCGCCTGCGGCTGCCCGGGCGCCGTTCGCTCGGCCGGGTGACCGGGTCGCCGGCCTCCTTCGCCGCCTCACGGCGCTGCGTGCCGAACGCGGCGAGCGCCTCGGCCAGCTTGTGCACCGACGGCTCGGGCGAGAGGACGTCGACCCGCAGGCCGTGCTCCTCGGCGGTCTTCGCCGTGGCGGGGCCGATACACGCGATCACCGTCACGTTGTGCGGCTTGCCCGCGATCCCGACCAGGTTCCGCACCGTGGACGACGACGTGAACAGCACGGCGTCGAAGCCGCCGCCCTTGATCGCCTCCCGGGTGTCGGCAGGCGGCGGCGAGGCGCGCACGGTGCGGTACGCCGTGACGTCGTCCACCTCCCAGCCCAGCTCGATCAGCCCGGCCACCAGGGTCTCGGTGGCGATGTCGGCACGCGGCAGGAAGACGCGGTCGATCGGGTCGAACACCGGGTCGTAGGGCGGCCAGTCCTCCAGCAGGCCGGCGGCGGACTGCTCGCCGGACGGCACGAGGTCGGGCTTCACCCCGAACTCGACGAGGGAGGCGGCCGTCTGGTCGCCCACCGCGGCGACCTTGATCCCGGCGAAGGCGCGGGCGTCGAGCCCGTACTCCTCGAACTTCTCCCGCACCGCCTTCACCGCGTTGACCGACGTGAAGGCGATCCACTCGTAGCGCCCGGTGACCAGGCCCTTGACCGCGCGCTCCATCTGCTGGGGCGTACGCGGCGGTTCGACCGCGATGGTCGGGACCTCGTGCGGGACCGCGCCGTACGACCTGAGCTGGTCGGACAGCGAGGCGGACTGCTCCTTGGTCCGCGGGACGAGGACCTTCCAGCCGAACAGGGCCTTGGACTCGAACCAGGCGAGCTGGTCGCGCTGGGCGGCCGAACTGCGCTCGCCGACGACGGCTATGACGGACTGGTGCCCGTCCGGGGACGGCAGCACCTTCGCCTGCTTGAGGGTCTGCGCGATGGTGCCGAGCGTGGCGGTCCAGGTGCGCTGCCGGGTGGTCGTACCGGCGACGGTGACGGTCATCGGGGTGTCCGGCTTGCGGCCGGCCGCGACCATCTCGCCGGCGGCGGCGCCCACCGACTCCAGGGTGGTGGACACGACGACCGTGGCGTCGCTGGCGCCGATCTCCGTCCAGCACCGCTCGCTGGCGGTCCTGGCGTCGACCATGCGGACGTCCGTGCCCTGCGCGTCCCGCAACGGCACCCCGGCATAGGCCGGGACGCCGACCGCGGCCGCGACACCGGGCACGACCTCGAAGGCGATGCCCGCGGCGGCGCACGCGAGCATCTCGGCGCCCGCGCCACCGTCCAGGCCCGGGTCACCGGTCACCGCACGGACCACCCGCTTGCCGCCGCGCGCGGCCTCCATGACAAGATTGGCCGCATCCCGGATCGCGGGGATCCCGGCGGCTGTTGACGCCTCGTCGACGACCGTCAGTGCCGGTGTGCTCACCCCCGCCCTGGCATGGGCGCGTACTACTTCGAGCACATCAGGCTCGGCGATCAGTACATCCGCCCCCGCGAGCGCCTCGACGGCGCGAAGTGTCAGCAGACCCGGATCTCCGGGTCCGGCACCGAGGAAGGTGACGTGCCCCGATGCGGAGTAGGCCGTTAGGTCATAGGTGGTGGGGCTCAAGGTCGCTCCC includes these proteins:
- the hemB gene encoding porphobilinogen synthase yields the protein MTVYGSFPGARPRRLRVSPAVRRMVAETRLHPADLILPAFVREGASEPVPLAAMPGVVQHSLDTLRKAAVEAVEAGVSGIMLFGVPDDAKKDAVGTAGTDPAGILQIALRAVRDEVGDELVVMSDLCLDEYTDHGHCGVLDAEGRVDNDATLERYAEMAQVQADAGAHMVGASGMMDGQVGVVRDALDTIGREDVSILAYTAKYSSAFYGPFREAVGSSLKGDRKTYQQDPANAREALRELALDLEEGADIVMVKPAGPYLDILAAIAAEVAVPVSAYQISGEYAMVEAAAERGWIDRDAAIMETLTGIKRAGASTILTYWATEVAQKLRAAR
- a CDS encoding uroporphyrinogen-III synthase — encoded protein: MSPTTYDLTAYSASGHVTFLGAGPGDPGLLTLRAVEALAGADVLIAEPDVLEVVRAHARAGVSTPALTVVDEASTAAGIPAIRDAANLVMEAARGGKRVVRAVTGDPGLDGGAGAEMLACAAAGIAFEVVPGVAAAVGVPAYAGVPLRDAQGTDVRMVDARTASERCWTEIGASDATVVVSTTLESVGAAAGEMVAAGRKPDTPMTVTVAGTTTRQRTWTATLGTIAQTLKQAKVLPSPDGHQSVIAVVGERSSAAQRDQLAWFESKALFGWKVLVPRTKEQSASLSDQLRSYGAVPHEVPTIAVEPPRTPQQMERAVKGLVTGRYEWIAFTSVNAVKAVREKFEEYGLDARAFAGIKVAAVGDQTAASLVEFGVKPDLVPSGEQSAAGLLEDWPPYDPVFDPIDRVFLPRADIATETLVAGLIELGWEVDDVTAYRTVRASPPPADTREAIKGGGFDAVLFTSSSTVRNLVGIAGKPHNVTVIACIGPATAKTAEEHGLRVDVLSPEPSVHKLAEALAAFGTQRREAAKEAGDPVTRPSERRPGSRRRRTT